Proteins encoded within one genomic window of Balneolaceae bacterium:
- a CDS encoding copper homeostasis protein CutC, producing the protein MKEEIRIFSSLGADGFVFGVLNEDGSVNQKTCKELIEQADGKPCTFHRAFDVSADLNQSLEDIIDCGIHRILTSGGKESVESGLPKIKELMEQAGGRISIMPGGGMKPEFVPPLRKIGLLKEVHASCKKIEKAPGRYVHEELQFTIDGLEPDQFLSVDEQKVRDFKKILLN; encoded by the coding sequence ATGAAAGAGGAGATCAGAATCTTTTCCTCGTTAGGGGCCGATGGATTTGTATTTGGAGTTTTAAATGAGGATGGTTCTGTTAATCAAAAAACGTGTAAAGAGCTGATCGAACAGGCTGATGGAAAACCCTGTACGTTTCATCGTGCATTTGATGTTTCAGCCGACTTGAATCAGTCGCTCGAAGATATTATCGATTGTGGAATCCACAGAATTCTAACCTCTGGCGGAAAGGAATCTGTAGAGTCAGGACTCCCTAAAATTAAAGAATTGATGGAACAGGCAGGAGGCAGAATCAGTATTATGCCCGGAGGCGGAATGAAACCGGAGTTTGTCCCACCGCTTAGAAAAATCGGCTTATTAAAGGAAGTTCACGCAAGCTGTAAGAAAATTGAGAAAGCTCCGGGGCGTTATGTTCACGAGGAATTACAATTCACAATTGACGGCCTGGAACCGGATCAGTTTTTGTCGGTAGATGAACAGAAAGTCCGTGATTTTAAAAAGATTTTGTTAAACTGA
- a CDS encoding copper homeostasis protein CutC, with product MPEKVILESPVFDVESALKAAKYGVDRLELCSSFSEGGLTPGPGLFSFLKSTIEIPIFVMIRPRGR from the coding sequence ATGCCTGAAAAAGTTATCCTCGAATCACCGGTATTTGATGTCGAATCAGCTCTGAAAGCGGCAAAATATGGAGTGGATCGCCTCGAACTGTGTTCATCCTTTTCCGAGGGCGGATTAACTCCCGGTCCCGGCCTGTTCTCATTTCTTAAATCAACTATCGAGATCCCCATTTTTGTAATGATTCGTCCACGCGGCAGGTGA
- a CDS encoding addiction module protein — translation MIKQSEVKNLSTEEKLLLMEALWNDLSEKIESMEIPERHKEILDEREKKIQAGEAKFVDWEKAKKQINKAVQ, via the coding sequence ATGATAAAACAAAGTGAAGTAAAAAATTTATCTACTGAAGAGAAACTTCTATTAATGGAAGCTCTGTGGAATGATCTTTCTGAAAAGATAGAATCAATGGAGATTCCTGAAAGGCATAAAGAAATCTTAGACGAGAGAGAGAAGAAAATTCAGGCCGGAGAAGCCAAGTTTGTCGATTGGGAGAAAGCTAAAAAGCAGATCAATAAAGCAGTTCAATGA
- a CDS encoding N(4)-(beta-N-acetylglucosaminyl)-L-asparaginase, whose translation MTSRRKFIKNTILSSTLMLPGAVKSGVDLFSPRRKKSLQKPLFLSTWNHGQAANEKAWSVLKESGSVLDAVEEGVKVTEADIRSRSVGLTGFPDRDGHVTLDASIMNSNGDCGSVCFVERIKHPITLARKVMEETPHVMLAGEGAQQFALSQGMPLEDVDMPDDVKREYEEWKETSQYKPEVNFENHDTIGMIGLDENGNLAGSCTTSGLKFKMHGRVGDSPIIGAGLYVDNEVGAATATGMGETIIKVCGSFLVVELIRQGRTPQEACEEAIERLLQKTPFNDEDLQVGFLAIDKNGDHGAYAIQPGFTYAMHHQGGNSVEKSDFRYETMGEEE comes from the coding sequence GAAGAAAGTTTATAAAAAATACGATCCTTTCATCCACATTAATGCTTCCCGGAGCGGTTAAAAGCGGGGTTGATCTATTCTCACCCAGAAGGAAAAAATCACTCCAAAAGCCACTTTTTCTTTCAACGTGGAATCACGGCCAGGCTGCAAACGAAAAGGCCTGGAGTGTTTTAAAAGAATCGGGATCTGTTCTTGATGCGGTTGAGGAAGGCGTAAAGGTGACCGAGGCAGATATCAGAAGTCGTTCGGTAGGGCTCACAGGTTTTCCGGACCGCGATGGTCATGTAACGCTGGACGCCTCCATCATGAACAGTAATGGCGATTGCGGTTCGGTCTGTTTTGTAGAGCGGATTAAGCACCCAATCACACTGGCCCGAAAAGTGATGGAAGAAACACCACATGTGATGCTTGCCGGAGAGGGCGCGCAACAGTTTGCACTTTCGCAGGGAATGCCTCTGGAAGATGTGGATATGCCGGATGATGTAAAAAGAGAATATGAGGAGTGGAAGGAAACATCCCAATACAAACCAGAAGTGAACTTCGAAAACCACGATACTATCGGGATGATAGGACTCGATGAAAATGGAAACCTGGCCGGATCATGCACAACCAGCGGACTGAAATTTAAAATGCACGGACGTGTGGGTGATAGCCCCATAATTGGTGCCGGCTTGTATGTGGACAATGAAGTGGGTGCCGCTACTGCAACCGGAATGGGCGAAACCATTATTAAAGTGTGCGGAAGTTTCCTGGTGGTAGAATTGATACGCCAGGGGCGAACTCCACAAGAGGCGTGTGAAGAAGCGATAGAAAGGCTGCTTCAAAAAACACCTTTTAATGATGAAGATTTGCAAGTCGGTTTTCTGGCAATCGATAAAAATGGGGATCACGGTGCTTATGCTATCCAGCCCGGGTTTACCTATGCGATGCATCACCAGGGAGGGAATTCAGTCGAGAAATCTGATTTTCGGTATGAAACGATGGGTGAAGAGGAATAG
- a CDS encoding superoxide dismutase family protein: MRNLLVSLLTLFLLASCSQGDMSDSATETEMEETVVNAPEITKATAVLSPTDGNQTAGVVTLTQTDEGVRVEATVSGLDAESRHGFHIHQFGDCRAPDGTSAGGHFNPEDVEHGAPTADIRHVGDLGNLPSNAQGTADVDFIDTHVELNGPNSVLGRGVIVHAGTDDFQSQPTGAAGSRLACGVIGVANPNITVE, translated from the coding sequence ATGAGAAACCTTTTAGTTAGTTTATTGACACTGTTTTTACTTGCATCATGTTCGCAGGGAGACATGTCGGATTCTGCAACAGAAACAGAAATGGAAGAAACGGTGGTAAATGCACCAGAAATTACAAAAGCTACTGCGGTTCTTAGTCCTACCGATGGCAATCAAACAGCCGGCGTGGTAACACTTACTCAAACAGATGAGGGTGTGAGAGTTGAAGCAACCGTTTCTGGTCTTGATGCTGAATCACGGCACGGATTTCATATACACCAATTTGGTGATTGCAGAGCTCCGGACGGAACATCAGCAGGAGGACACTTTAACCCGGAAGATGTTGAACACGGTGCTCCAACGGCCGATATTCGTCACGTAGGTGATCTTGGAAATCTGCCCTCAAACGCACAAGGAACAGCAGACGTTGATTTTATAGATACACACGTTGAACTAAACGGACCTAATTCAGTACTTGGCCGGGGTGTGATTGTGCATGCCGGAACGGATGATTTTCAATCTCAGCCTACGGGTGCTGCCGGATCGCGATTGGCATGTGGTGTTATTGGAGTTGCAAACCCCAATATTACCGTTGAATAG